Part of the Gammaproteobacteria bacterium genome, TACCACTATATTTGGATCGCGTTTCATTTTTTGACTGTAGGAGTTACGCAGTTGAAAAATAGGAAGTCATTCTGCGCGAAGCGAAGCGTAGTCGCAGAATCCATCTACATAGATTTTGCGTTAAGCGACTGCGCGCAGAATGACACGGTTGCTAACGCGACCTCCGCGCAGAATGATAGAAAAAACTCAATCCTGTATAGAGTTAGGAGTTACGCAGTTGAATTTTAATTGTTTGATTTCCATGGAAAGTCATCAGATAGGTATCTGATGTAACTGACTGAAAATTTTGAACTTATTTTTCAACTGCGTAACTCCTAAGAGTTACAAATTCAACTGCGTAACTTCTAGACTGAAATGAGTCGTCGAAATATTCCAGTAATCCACAATACCAAAGGAGGAACAAATGGAACTCGACTTTTCACAACTATCCGTAACAGAACTGGCCAACCTACGTAAACGTCTTGAGCAAGACATGAAGAGCAGGGCAGTTCAGGAAAAAAAGGCCATCCAAAAGGAGCATGAAGAAAAACGCCGTGCTATTGTCAAGCAAGTTCATGAGTTGATTGAGACAAATGGGCTTAATTTGGAGGAAGT contains:
- a CDS encoding DNA-binding protein H-NS, producing MELDFSQLSVTELANLRKRLEQDMKSRAVQEKKAIQKEHEEKRRAIVKQVHELIETNGLNLEEVIKRDKRGGRQKDDSTPPRLPKYRNPVNAQETWAGKGRKPNWMIALLQQGKTMAELAIR